The following proteins are encoded in a genomic region of Rattus rattus isolate New Zealand chromosome 2, Rrattus_CSIRO_v1, whole genome shotgun sequence:
- the Det1 gene encoding DET1 homolog isoform X1, which produces MDHHVSTIKPRRIQNQNVIHRLERRRISSGKAGTHWHQVRVFHQNVFPNFTVVNVEKPPCFLRKFSPDGRYFIAFSSDQTSLEIYEYQGCQAAEDLLQGYEGEILSNGNDQRSVSIRGRLFERFFVLLHITNVAANGEHLNRECSLFTDDCRCVIVGSAAYLPDEPHPPFYEVYRNSESVTPNPRSPLEDYSLHIIDLHTGRLCDTRTFKCDKVVLSHNQGLYLYKNILAILSVQQQTIHVFQVTPEGTFIDVRTIGRFCYEDDLLTVSAVFPEVQRDSQTGMANPFRDPFINSLKHRLLVYLWRRAEQDGSAMAKRRFFQYFDQLRQLRMWKMQLLDENHLFIKYTSEDVVTLRVTDPSQASFFVVYNMVTTEVIAVFENTSDELLELFENFCDLFRNATLHSEVQFPCSASSNNFARQIQRRPDHIERMSQSKHCCFWER; this is translated from the exons ATGGATCATCATGTTTCCACGATTAAACCTCGAAGAATCCAAAATCAAAATGTCATTCACCGCTTAGAGCGCCGGCGCATCAGTTCAGGCAAGGCAGGGACCCACTGGCATCAGGTCCGAGTCTTCCACCAGAATGTCTTCCCCAACTTCACGGTTGTCAACGTTGAAAAGCCTCCTTGTTTCTTGCGTAAATTCTCGCCTGACGGGCGCTACTTTATTGCTTTTTCGTCTGACCAGACATCTCTTGAAATCTACGAGTACCAGGGCTGTCAGGCAGCAGAGGACCTCTTGCAGGGATATGAAGGGGAGATCTTGTCCAATGGTAATGACCAGAGGTCGGTCAGCATCCGAGGCCGGCTCTTTGAGCGTTTTTTTGTCCTGCTGCACATTACCAATGTAGCAGCCAACGGCGAGCACTTGAACCGGGAGTGTAGCCTCTTCACGGACGACTGCCGCTGTGTCATCGTGGGCTCCGCTGCCTACCTTCCAGACGAACCTCACCCTCCTTTCTATGAGGTCTATCGGAACAGTGAGTCGGTGACCCCTAACCCACGGTCCCCTCTCGAAGACTATTCCCTCCACATCATCGACCTTCACACTGGCCGTTTGTGTGACACACGCACATTCAAGTGTGACAAGGTGGTCCTGTCACACAATCAAGGGCTGTACCTGTACAAGAACATCCTGGCCATATTGTCTGTGCAGCAGCAGACCATTCATGTCTTCCAGGTGACTCCTGAAGGCACGTTCATTGACGTTCGGACCATTGGCCGCTTCTGCTATGAAGATGACCTGCTCACTGTGTCTGCCGTTTTCCCCGAGGTGCAGCGGGACAGCCAGACAGGCATGGCCAACCCTTTCAGGGACCCCTTCATCAACTCCTTGAAGCACCGGCTGCTGGTTTACCTCTGGCGCAGGGCAGAGCAAGACGGTAGCGCCATGGCGAAGAGACGTTTCTTCCAGTACTTTGACCAGCTGCGGCAGCTGCGCATGTGGAAGATGCAGCTTCTAGATGAGAACCACCTGTTCATCAAGTACACCAGCGAGGACGTAGTGACGCTGCGGGTCACAGACCCATCTCAG GCCTCTTTCTTTGTGGTGTACAACATGGTGACAACAGAGGTGATTGCCGTCTTTGAGAACACGTCAGATGAACTTCTGGAGCTCTTTGAGAACTTCTGTGACCTCTTCCGCAATGCCACCCTGCACAGTGAAGTCCAGTTCCCTTGCTCAGCTTCTAGCAACAACTTTGCAAGGCAGATTCAGCGCCG GCCAGACCACATTGAGCGGATGAGTCAGAGCAAGCATTGCTGCTTCTGGGAAAGATGA